A window from Carassius gibelio isolate Cgi1373 ecotype wild population from Czech Republic chromosome B3, carGib1.2-hapl.c, whole genome shotgun sequence encodes these proteins:
- the LOC127951856 gene encoding uncharacterized protein LOC127951856, translating into MATKGKDRAAMFTATEQRLLLETYEEFKDVITKKGNTAAINKAREKGWQEIADRLNASNLSEGKRTWQQVKIKYKNIVQNATKKKTEVAGTGGGPPPASFTPAEELALEINKGRPVLEGIEGGTSSKMISHSIRSEHIKDSVCCMDPPDIMLPGEVMGVEADEETVSVCSRRPEDADTVLEPSQSGTTCDKNPENIKGVYKRYLLKQMEVIDIDIQYKKLKMRKLELEIQQLQKNANSL; encoded by the exons ATGGCAACAAAAGGAAAAGATAGAGCAGCGATGTTCACGGCAACGGAACAGCGTTTGCTATTGGAAACATATGAAGAATTTAAAGATGTCATCACCAAAAAAGGCAATACAGCGGCAATAAATAAAGCAAGAGAGAAAGGTTGGCAGGAAATTGCTGATCGTCTCAATGC CAGCAACTTAAGTGAAGGAAAAAGAACCTGGCAGcaggtgaaaataaaatataaaaatatagttcaGAATG cgaCCAAAAAGAAGACTGAGGTTGCTGGCACTGGGGGAGGGCCACCACCAGCCAGCTTCACTCCTGCAGAGGAGCTGGCTTTGGAAATTAATAAAGGGAGGCCCGTCCTTGAGGGAATAGAGGGGGGGACATCATCTAAAATGATATCACATAGTATAAGGAGTGAGCATataaaag ATTCTGTATGCTGTATGGATCCACCAGACATCATGTTGCCT GGAGAAGTGATGGGAGTTGAAGCGGATGAGGAGACTGTGTCTGTATGTTCAAGGAGGCCTGAG GATGCTGACACTGTTCTAGAGCCCTCTCAGTCTGGGACCACATGTGACAAA AACCCAGAAAACATAAAAGGAGTGTATAAACGCTACCTCCTTAAACAAATGGAAGTGATTGATATCGACATCCAGTATAAAAAACTGAAGATGAGGAAGTTGGAGCTGGAAATTCAACAGCTACAGAAAAATGCAA ATTCACTCTGA